From a single Dromaius novaehollandiae isolate bDroNov1 chromosome 30, bDroNov1.hap1, whole genome shotgun sequence genomic region:
- the ARMC5 gene encoding armadillo repeat-containing protein 5 isoform X2, whose translation MAAEPLGWCVEAVRAAAEPGLGRALRALRGRHTREPGGAARFRERGGLEPLLQLLEPQRPRRTLELALSVLANCCTEAGCRRQARRLGGVPRLVTLLTPGAAESVQNRVSRALANLALEPDGAQAVLEAGAVPALAALTASCSSDGSCLPSAARALRILGGHPGPRRALARAGAARALATRLATLPPGHPAAAAALARALRVMAAHRAAAADHDMAAALPALTVMAAGEGEGEAEGRRAALGALAAACARASLRPALGAAGAVEAVAAAVRRALAAPPGVPGGLARAFCLLCREAVNRARLRAAGGLPLLVALLEDPRARPGRPWVLLALAAFAYDRAALEVLEARGLVPLLVDVLRACADGDGDDGDSDEDEDAASFDLPPLRSPAPGPGAAAGSLRGLKSWLLSEAISPPPSPPAAPPGSTHGCPSPPRRPPRRRPPSLSALALPRAPGMVGGGHPRVGGGYPKVGGGHPGVGGRCLEVGGGHPKVGGGHPKAGGGHPEVGGHTKVGGGHPKAGGGHPGVDGGHPKVGGGHSKIGGGHPEVGGQHPRVGGHPGVDGGHPKVDGGHPKVDGGHPKVGGGHSGVGGGQPEVGGGHPKVGGGHSGVDGGQPEVGGGHPKVGGGHSGVGGGHPKVGRGHPEVGGGHPGADGGHPKVGGGHSGVDGGPPEVGGGHPKVGGGHSGVDGGHPKVGGGHSGVGGGQPEVGGGHPKVGGGQPEVGGGHPGADGGPPGADGGHPGADGGHPGAGGGHPEADGGPPEADGGHPGAGGGHPGAGEAAALLLLGRLAEEPSRALATAPAVGGLLRYLAGAPAPGARALRVLQRLVGHPGCLGPLLAAYVPSLLRSWLLLGVPPARAERLSRAPPDPPGGTRDHPPPRPHPRQARLKELGEGLLRALAAVAASPFGVGLLTHTLRRGAPPARLACATALPLLARPSSPAGGLLWGRGGAAAALAGAVARGPPPAPCRPPPAFAFYAADALGCLRGPPPAHGDEDAEPWGHEDGHGDVAEPWGSEDGHGDVADLWGPTDGDATEPWGRAVTSATCPPPLLSPAAPRPHAAPKRPRASSCPQATPAAADLLPHTSPRPPKRPRMSPSSDVRPPVTPRSSNPPRRAAACPRGSSRASNACAQPSSCSPGSPRASSPRPQASPRPQVSSRSSNPHPQPSARSSDCHRQLSCPPASPRSSSPRPRPPPRSSNTRPQPSCPLTSPRSSNPRPQPSSGSSNPHPQPSAKSSNPRPQPSPRSSNPDLQPSSRSSNHHPQPSCPLTTPRSSNSHPQPPLRSSNCHPQPSCPLTSPRSSNSHPQPSPRSSNPHPQPSCPLMSPRSSNAHPQPSARSSNTHPQPSSRSSNPDPQPSSRSSNHHPQPSCPLMSPRSSNPRPQPSARSSNTDLQPSSRSSNCHPQASYPPTSSRSSNPHHHVSPCSPASPRSSSPCPQPSSRSSNPHPQPSCPPTYPGSSNPRPQPSSRSSNPHPHVSLCSPTSPRSSSPCPQPSPGPPTSPRSSSPHHQPPPRSSSPCPQPSPGPPTSPRSSSPRPQPAPRSSNPHHEPSPGPPTSPRSSSRCPQPSPGPPTSPRSSSPHHQPPPRSSSPHHEPSPGPPTSPRSSSPCPQPSPGPPRSPRSSSPRPQPPPRSSSRCPQPSPGPPTSPRSSSPRPQPPPRSSSPRPHVSPCPPTSPRSSNRRPRPPPRSSSPPACPYARAPHDLLLLPDGAPPGLPACRGALARGSPVLAAMLEGAFAEARQAAVALRCAPRRPLLLLLHHLHGCRGAAGCPRLRPPLPAAAAGAAVALARRYLVPGLEAVMAAGVAASPSGLWALAERWACGALALRAARELLEGPPQSVAPRLAQVARVARCPNRLARALLAVVAPPGLRPRLDMGEPWGGGDPLLRLPGEPPREDLGDPLEDLEDPLEDLEDPLEDHESPLEDLEDPLEDLGDPLEDHENPLEDLRNSTGDLRDPLEDLEDPLEDLEDPLEDHENPLEDLRNSTGDLRDPLEDLEDPLEDHENPLEDLKDPLEDLEDPLDLRNPLEDLEDPLEDHENPLEDLRNSTGDLRDPLEDLGDPLEDLRDPLEDLGDPPEDLGDPLEDLEDPLEDLGDPPEDLGDPLEDLGEGEDPFGDTPAGAGDPVEEDEEAMEVEGPP comes from the exons atggcggcggaGCCGCTGGGCTGGTGCGTGGAGgcggtgcgggcggcggcggagccggggctgggccgggcgctgagggcgctgcgcggccgccaCACGCGagagcccggcggcgccgcccgcttCCGCGAGCGCGGCGGCCTGGAgccgctgctgcagctgctggagcccCAGCGGCCCCGCCGCACCCTCGAGCTGGCCCTCAGCGTCCTCGCCAACTGCTGCACCGAGGCCGGCTGCCGCCGCCAGGCCCGTCGCCTCGGAGGGGTGCCCCGCCTCG tGACCCTGCTGACCCCCGGGGCGGCGGAGAGCGTGCAGAACCGGGTGTCGCGGGCCCTGGCCAACCTGGCGCTGGAGCCCGACGGGGCCCAGGCCGTCCTCGAGGCCG GGGCGGTGCCGGCCCTGGCGGCCCTGACGGCCTCCTGCTCCTCCGACGGCTCCTGCCTGCCCAGCGCCGCCCGGGCCCTACGGATCCTGGGGGGCCACCCGGGCCCCCGGCGGGCCTTGGCGCGagccggcgccgcccgcgcctTGGCCACCCGCTTGGCCACCCTGCCGCCcggccaccccgccgccgccgccgccctggcccGGGCCCTGCGCGTCATGGCCGcccaccgcgccgccgccgccgaccaCGACATGGCCGCCGCCTTGCCCGCCCTGACCGTCATGGCCGccggcgagggcgagggcgaggccgaagGCCGGCGGGCCGCGTTGGGTGCCTTGGCGGCCGCCTGCGCCCGGGCCTCGCTCCGGCCGGCGTTGGGTGCCGCCGGCGCCGTGGAggccgtggcggcggcggtgcggcgggcgctggcggccCCGCCGGGTGTTCCCGGCGGCCTGGCCCGCGCGTTCTGCCTGTTGTGCCGCGAAGCCGTCAACCGGGCCCGGctgcgggcggccggcgggctcCCGTTGTTGGTGGCGTTGTTGGAGGacccgcgggcccggcccgggcgccccTGGGTGCTGTTGGCCTTGGCGGCTTTCGCCTACGACCGGGCGGCCCTGGAGGTGCTGGAGGCCCGCGGCCTCGTCCCCCTCCTCGTCGACGTCCTCCGGGCCTGcgccgacggcgacggcgacgaCGGGGACAGTGACGAGGACGAGGACGCCGCCTCCTTCGACCTGCCGCCCCTACGGTCGCcagcgccggggcccggggcggccgccggcagcctgCGGGGGCTCAa GTCCTGGCTGCTCTCCGAAGCCATctccccgcccccctccccccccgccgccccccccggcagcacccacgggtgcccctcgcccccccgccgccccccccgccgccgccccccgtcCCTGAGCGCCCTGGCGCTGCCGCGGGCCCCGGgcatggtggggggggggcacccaagggtgggtgGGGGGTACCCAAAagtgggtggggggcacccaggggtagGTGGGAGGTGCCTAGAGGTGGGTGGGGGTCACCCAAAGGTAGGTGGGGGTCACCCAAAAGCGGGTGGGGGTCACCCAGAGGTGGGGGGGCACACAAAAGTAGGTGGGGGGCACCCAAAAGCGGGTGGGGGTCACCCAGGGGTAGATGGGGGGCACCCAAAGGTAGGTGGGGGTCACTCAAAGATAGGTGGGGGTCACCCAGAGGTGGGGGGGCAGCACCCAAGagtgggggggcacccaggggtggatGGGGGACACCCAAAGGTAGATGGGGGACACCCAAAGGTAGATGGGGGTCACCCAAAAGTGGGTGGGGGTCACTCAGGGGTGGGTGGGGGTCAGCCAGAAGTAGGGGGGGGTCACCCAAAAGTGGGTGGGGGTCACTCAGGGGTAGATGGGGGTCAGCCAGAAGTAGGGGGGGGTCACCCAAAAGTGGGTGGGGGTCACTCAGGGGTGGGTGGGGGTCACCCAAAAGTGGGTAGGGGTCACCCAGAAGTAGGGGGGGGTCACCCAGGGGCAGATGGGGGTCACCCAAAAGTGGGTGGGGGTCACTCAGGGGTCGATGGGGGTCCCCCAGAAGTAGGGGGGGGTCACCCAAAAGTGGGTGGGGGTCACTCAGGGGTAGATGGGGGTCACCCAAAAGTGGGTGGGGGTCACTCAGGGGTGGGTGGGGGTCAGCCAGAAGTAGGGGGGGGTCACCCAAAAGTGGGTGGGGGTCAGCCAGAAGTAGGGGGGGGTCACCCAGGGGCAGATGGGGGTCCCCCAGGGGCAGATGGGGGTCACCCAGGGGCAgatggggggcacccaggggcaGGTGGGGGTCACCCAGAGGCAGATGGGGGTCCCCCAGAGGCAgatggggggcacccaggggcgggcggggggcacccgggggcgggcgaggcggcggcgctgctgctgctggggcggCTGGCGGAGGAGCCGAGCCGGGCGCTGGCCACGGCGCCGGCGGTGGGGGGGCTGCTGCGGTACCTGGCGggggcccccgccccgggcgcccggGCCCTACGGGTGCTGCAGCGCCTCGTGGGCcaccccggatgcctgggcccgctGCTGGCCGCCTACGTCCCCTCGCTGCtgcgctcctggctgctgctcggcgtccccccggcccgcgccgagCGCCTCTCCcgggccccccccgacccccccggcggcACCCGCGACcacccgccgccgcgcccccacccccgccagGCCCGCCTCAAGGAGCTGG GGGAGGGGCTGctgcgggcgctggcggcggtggcggcgtcGCCCTTCGGCGTGGGGCTGCTGACCCACAcgctgcgccgcggggcccccccggcccgcctgGCCTGCGCCACCGCCCTGCCCCTGCTCGCCAG GCCCTCGTCGCCGgccggggggctgctgtggggccgggggggggcggcggcggccctggcgGGGGCGGTGGCTcgtggccccccccccgcgccctgccgcccccccccggccttcGCCTTCTACGCCGCCGACGCCCTGGGCTGCCTGCGGGGACCCCCCCCG gCGCACGGGGACGAGGACGCCGAGCCCTGGGGACACGAGGACGGACACGGGGACGTCGCCGAGCCGTGGGGCAGCGAGGACGGACACGGGGACGTCGCCGACCTCTGGGGCCCCACGGACGGGGACGCCACGGAGCCGTGGGGACGCGCGGTGACGTCGGccacctgccccccacccctgctgTCCCCCGCGGCCCCCCGTCCCCACGCGGCCCCCAAACGTCCCCGCGCGTCCTCGTGTCCCCAAGcaacccccgccgccgccgatctcctgccccacacgtcccccaGGCCCCCCAAGCGTCCCCGGATGTCCCCAAGCTCCGACGTCCGTCCCCCGGTGACCCCGAGGTCCTCCAACCCCCCTCGCCGAGCGGCCGCCTGTCCCCGGGGGTCCTCGAGGGCCTCCAACGCCTGTGCGCAACCGTCGTCTTGTTCTCCGGGGTCCCCCAGGGCCTCCAGCCCCCGTCCCCaagcgtccccgcgtccccaggTGTCCTCAAGGTCCTCCAACCCCCATCCGCAACCATCCGCAAGGTCCTCCGACTGTCACCGCCAACTGTCTTGTCCCCCAGCGTCCCCAAGGTCCTCCAGCCCCCGTCCCCGACCACCTCCAAGGTCCTCCAACACCCGTCCGCAACCGTCTTGTCCTCTGACGTCCCCAAGGTCCTCCAACCCCCGTCCCCAACCATCCTCAGGGTCCTCCAATCCCCATCCGCAACCATCCGCAAAGTCCTCCAACCCCCGTCCCCAACCATCCCCGAGGTCCTCCAACCCTGATCTGCAACCATCTTCAAGGTCCTCCAACCATCACCCCCAACCGTCTTGTCCTTTGACGACCCCAAGGTCCTCCAACAGCCATCCCCAGCCACCTCTAAGGTCCTCCAACTGTCACCCCCAACCGTCTTGTCCTCTGACGTCCCCAAGGTCCTCCAACAGCCATCCTCAACCATCCCCAAGGTCCTCCAACCCCCATCCCCAACCGTCTTGTCCTTTGATGTCCCCAAGGTCCTCCAACGCCCATCCCCAACCATCCGCAAGGTCCTCCAACACCCATCCGCAACCATCCTCAAGGTCCTCCAACCCTGATCCGCAACCGTCTTCAAGGTCCTCCAACCATCACCCCCAACCGTCTTGTCCTTTGATGTCCCCAAGGTCCTCCAACCCCCGTCCCCAACCATCCGCAAGGTCCTCCAACACCGATCTGCAACCATCTTCAAGGTCCTCCAACTGTCACCCCCAAGCGTCTTATCCTCCGACGTCCTCAAGGTCCTCCAACCCCCATCACCACGTGTCACCGTGTTCTCCAGCGTCCCCAAGGTCCTCTAGCCCCTGTCCCCAACCATCCTCAAGGTCCTCCAACCCCCATCCCCAACCATCTTGTCCGCCAACGTACCCAGGGTCCTCCAACCCCCGTCCCCAACCATCTTCAAGGTCCTCCAACCCCCATCCCCACGTGTCACTGTGTTCTCCAACGTCCCCAAGGTCCTCCAGCCCCTGTCCCCAACCATCTCCTGGTCCTCCAACGTCCCCAAGGTCCTCCAGTCCCCACCACCAACCACCGCCGAGGTCCTCCAGCCCCTGTCCCCAACCATCTCCTGGTCCTCCAACGTCCCCAAGGTCCTCCAGCCCCCGTCCCCAACCAGCGCCGAGGTCCTCCAACCCCCATCACGAACCATCTCCTGGACCTCCAACATCTCCAAGGTCCTCCAGCCGCTGTCCCCAACCATCTCCTGGTCCTCCAACATCCCCAAGGTCCTCCAGTCCCCACCACCAACCACCGCCGAGGTCCTCCAGCCCCCATCACGAACCATCTCCTGGTCCTCCAACGTCCCCAAGGTCCTCCAGCCCCTGTCCCCAACCATCTCCTGGTCCTCCAAGGTCCCCAAGGTCCTCCAGCCCCCGTCCCCAACCACCGCCGAGGTCCTCCAGCCGCTGTCCCCAACCATCTCCTGGTCCTCCAACGTCCCCAAGGTCCTCCAGCCCCCGTCCCCAACCACCGCCGAGGTCCTCCAGCCCCCGTCCGCACGTGTCACCGTGTCCTCCGACGTCCCCGAGGTCCTCCAACCGCcgtccccgcccgccgccgcggtccTCCAGCCCCCCGGCCTGCCCCTACGCCCGGGCGCCCCacgacctgctgctgctgcccgacggggcccccccgggcctgCCGGCCTGCCGGGGGGCCTTGGCCCGCGGCTCCCCGGTGCTGGCGGCCATGTTGGAGGGCGCCTTCGCCGAGGCCCGCCAGGCCGCCGTAGCCCTGCGctgcgccccccgccgccccctcctcctcctcctccaccacctccacggctgccggggggccgccgggtgcccccgcctccgccccccgctcccggccgccgccgcgggggccgccgtgGCCCTGGCCCGCCGCTACCTGGTGCCGGGCCTGGAGGCCGTCATGGCCGCCGGCGTGGCGGCCTCTCCCAGCGGCCTCTGGGCCTTGGCCGAGCGCTGGGCCTGCGGCGCCCTGGCCTTGCGGGCGgcccgggagctgctggaggggccgCCCCAGAGCGTGGCCCCCCGGCTGGCCCAGGTGGCCCGGGTGGCCCGGTGTCCCAACCGCCTGGCCCGGGCGCTGCTGGCCGTGgtggcccccccggggctgcggccccgcctcGACATGGGGgagccgtggggcgggggggacccGCTGCTGCGGCTGCCCGGGGAGCCGCCCCGGGAGGACCTCGGGGACCCCTTGGAGGACCTCGAGGACCCATTGGAGGACCTCGAGGACCCCTTGGAGGACCATGAGAGCCCCTTGGAGGACCTTGAGGACCCCTTGGAGGACCTCGGGGACCCCTTGGAGGACCATGAGAACCCCTTGGAGGACCTCAGGAACTCCACAGGGGACCTCAGGGACCCCTTGGAGGACCTCGAGGACCCCTTGGAGGAC CTCGAGGACCCCTTGGAGGACCATGAGAACCCCTTGGAGGACCTCAGGAACTCCACAGGGGACCTCAGGGACCCCTTGGAGGACCTCGAGGACCCCTTGGAGGACCATGAGAACCCCTTGGAGGACCTCAAGGATCCCTTGGAGGACCTCGAGGACCCCTTGGACCTCAGGAACCCTCTGGAGGACCTTGAGGACC